Within Saccharomonospora cyanea NA-134, the genomic segment AGGAGATCGCCAAAGCGAGAAACGCCGCCGCTCGCAAGAAACTCATCGCCGCGTTGAAGGACGATCCCGACCGCAGTGCGCTGTATGCGGAGTTCGAGGCGGCCAAGCGCAAGGCCGAGGGCGAAAGTCACTTCCTGCGCCTCGGCGGTCGCTACCCGCTCACGGGCCGGGGTGACATCAACACCTACGCGGTCTTCGCGGAGGCCGACCGTATGCTGACCGGCCCACGAGGTCGGATGGGCGTGATCGTGCCGACCGGTATCGCCACCGACGCCACGACGCAGTACTTCTTCAAGGATCTGGTCGAGCACGGTTCGCTGGCGGCGCTCTACGACTTCGAGAACCGTAGCGGTCTCTTCCCCGCCGTGGACTCGCGCATGAAGTTCTGCATCCTGTCGCTCGCGGGCCGTGCGGTGCGTGAACCCGCCGCACGTTTCGCGTTCTTCCTGCACGACCCGACAGAGCTGGACGAGGCCGACAAGGCGTTCGCGCTGACACCGGAGGAGATCACCCTCCTCAACCCCAACACCGGCACCTGCCCGGTATTCCGCTCCCGCCGCGACGCAGAGATCACCCTCGGCATCTACCGCCGCGTTCCGGTCCTGGTCAAGGAACCGGACGAGCGCGGCCAGGGCGGCAGCAACCCGTGGGGCGTGTCGTTCATGACGATGTTCCACATGTCCAACGACTCCCACCTCTTCCGCACCCGCGAGGACCTGGAAGCCGACGGCTGGACACTGTCCGGCAACGTCTTCACCAAGGGGGCCCAACGCATGCTGCCGCTGTACGAGGCGAAGATGCTGCACCACTACGACCACCGCTGGGCCACCTACGACGAAAAGGGCGACGTCCACGACCTCACCCTGGAGGAGAAGCAAGACCCGAGCGCGGTCGTCCTCCCCCGCTACTGGGTTTCCGAAGCCGACGTACCCACCGACCGTTTCGACAAGAACGGCAACCGCATCTACGAAGCTGGTGTAGCCACCCGGCTCGCGAACAAGCACTGGGAGCACGATTGGCTCCTTGGGTTCCGCAACGTGTGTAGAAGTACGGATGAGCGCACGATCATTGCCGGATGTTTTCGCCGATCTGCCGTAGGGCACAGCATGCCGCTGTTAATAAGTGACGAATCGCCGTTACTTCAGGCAGCTCTGACTTCGGTAGCGTGTGACTACGTTCTTCGGCAGAAGCTAGGGGGCACCAATCTTACCTTCAACTATTTCCAGCAAATTCCAGTTCCGGCCACTGATGCGCTCGCGATTTTCAAAACATTTATCGCCCTGCGAATTCTCGAACTGACCTACACCGCCTACGACATGGAGCCGTTCGCGCGGGACCTCGGCGACATGGGCGCCCCGTTCCGGTGGGACGAGGAGCGCCGGGCTGTCATCCGTGCGGAGTTGGACGCGCTGTTCTTCCACCTCTACGGCATCTCCCGCGAGGACGCTGACTACATCCTCGACACATTCCCGATCGTCAAGCGTAAAGACGAGGCCAAGTACGGCACCTACCGCACCAAGGACCTGATCCTCGCCGAGTACGACCGTATGGCCGAAGCCGGAGTGAGCCTCGACAACCCGCTTGTCGACGGGGAGAACTACACCTCCACCCTCACCCCACCTCCCGGCCACGGCCCCCGCCACGCCCCCGCACCGAATGCTGGAAACGCCTGATGCCCGGCGGGCGCTTGCCGTTCTGGTGGCACTTGCCCGGCAGCAGGCATCTCGCCTACGGCCGGGCTTCGGGGCGAGTGGGGCTTTGGCTCATCGCCGCCGTGGGGGCACGTCGTGACGTTGCAAGCCCAGTTCTGGGTCCACGAGCAGGGGCAACCGCCACGTGAACAGACCGTGGAACTCGCTGACGCCGATGATGTACGCGCGTTCATCAAGACGTTGGCTGATGAGCAGGTCGGCGACGCCCTCCTCACTCACACCCGGCGGCCCCGTGTCGAGACGCTGATCCCCGACGAGGACAGCCCCGGCCAGTTCCTCACCACGCCGGATCACTCGGTGATCGTGGGCGTTCACGGTCGGAGAGGCGCGATCAGTTACCGGGGAGCGGACGGTCATCATGCCGAGCCCGTGCACCTGTACAGCCATGGTGAGGAACCCGATCACCCCGTCGTATACGAGACCGACGAGTTCCCGCCCCGCTGTGAACTCCCTGTCGAGTCGGTGACCCAGGCGCTGATCGAGTTCCTGGAGACGGCGGCACGACCATTGTCGATCACGTGGCAGCCGGGTGTGGACCCGACGTAGCGACGTTCGGCTATGAGCTCTCGGGACGTCGTCACTACGCGGAACGGGGCTCGGCGGGGTCAGGTGTCGCGCGCAGGTGCCCGCTCGCTCCAGCCCAGCACCGAGAACGAAACTCCCTGGCGGTAGGCGTCGATACCGGCGGCCGGGTACTCGATGAGGTTATCCGGCAGGTGGTGCAGGTCGAACCAGCCGAGGCCGGAGCACTTTCCCTGCTCGCGGTTCGACGGCTCACCGGCCCATCTGGTCGCGGCGAAGAACAGGCCGAGGCGAGGTTCGGGACCGGAACCGTTGACGTGAATGGTGTGGACGTGGGTGAGGTCGTCAGGGTCGATCAGCACGCCGACCTCTTCTTCGGCCTCACGTGCGGCGGCGGTGAGCACGTCCTCGCCCGCGTCGAGCTTGCCGGAGGGCAGGTGCCACCTGCCGTCGAAAGCTCCGCCCCGGCGTCTGGTGAGCAGCAGTTTGGTGTGGCGGGTCAGGAGAACGTGAACGTCAACGATGTGGCGGTCCACGTGAGAGACGGTCATCGACGAGTCACCGTTGCATCTCTTGCCGCTGGTCATGCGCGCCTCCGCCTGCTCTCCGAGACCACGACATTGGTGCCGTACCAACATCGTCGCATTCTTCCTTGACAGTGGCGTCCACCACTGGCTAGGGGAGTCGGCATAGTCCGTCGAGGACCTTCTGGAGAAGGTCGAGCGTTACCTTCGCCCAGTCATTGGCGACTTATGCCGGGGTGCCGGCTCTGGTTGAGACGCTGATCGCCGGGTGGCTGCGGGCGAGGAGGGGCCAAGGACGGTTGGTGGGCAGGTGTGTCGCCGGAAGTCGCTGACCCGCTGTGGAGCGTTGGTTACGCTCGTGGTGATCTGGGGACGCAGTACGGGAGGGTGACGATGGCTGAGGACTGGTACGAGGCTCTTTCCGATGAGATGGCCAACGGCGTCAGTGCCACCGATGCGGTCGGCGCGGTGCTGGGTGGCCCTGCCGGTATGGCGAAGTTGGGTATGTCGACGGCAGCGCGCATGATCGGAGAGGGAAACGGCGGATCGTGGTCTTTCGACAGAGAAGAGATCGACGCCGTCATCGCGGACTGGAAGGCGTTGGCTGAAGAACTCGAAGAAGATCGAAAAATTTTCTCCTCGGCGCAGCGAGTATCCGATGCTCCCTCTGGTGACCAGCCGTCTATCGGGTTTATGAATTCGTTACATGAAGAAATGTCGGCGCTCGAAGAATTTAACAATTCAATGCGTGACTATGTTGCAGATTTTGTGAGTAAGTTGGAAGCTGCCAAAAAGTCGATCACTGAGTCGGATGATGTTCATGCTGAGTCGTTCGGGAAGAAGCAAGTCTGATGCGTAATCATCCTTTCTGGTTTCGAATCGTCCCCGTGCTTGCCGTGGCTGCTGTTGGTGTTTCCTGCTCGGCGGACACGGATGGTGTGGCTCAGCCCGCGACAGGCGAGTTGAGTGCGTCGAAGCCGAGTGCGGCTCCGGAACGTCGGGTCAGTGATCCGTTGGACGTCGCCCCGTATCTGTCTCGGCCTTGCGATCTTGTTTCCCCGGAGATGCTCGAAAGATTGGGGACTTCGCCGAGTGAGGCGACTCCGCGCCTGCCTGAGGACGACAAGATCACCGCCCAGACCGGTCCGGGTTGTAGCTGGACGGGGGAGAATGAGGGAAGCGTCGGTATCGGCATTGATTCGGGAAACAAAGAACGCGGAGTAGGGGGACTGCGAGGGCTTGAGATCGCTCGTGATCAAGGTCGATACAAGTTGTGGGAGGAAACTTCGATCGCGGGCTACCCCGCTGTTTACATGGGGGTTAGGGATGCTCGCCATGAGGGAGACTGTGATCTCGCGGTGGGAATCGCCGACGACATGACCTTCGGGGTCTCGGCGGTCTCTTTCCGGGAGAACCCGCAGAAGGCCTGTGAGGTGGCCGTCGAAGTCGCTGCTGACGTGATCGAGAATCTGAAGGCGGGGAACTGAACTCGGCGAAGCGTGCCGATCGGCGACTATCGGAGGCGGCGTAGCCCGTCGAGGACTTCGCGCAGGAGGTCGAGCGTGAGACAGGTGCCCAGCGATCGGGGACAGGTGCCGGAACGCCGGTTCTGGTGTCGAGACGCTGATCGCCGGGTGCGACAGGCGGGTCGCGGTCATGACGGGCCAGGGCGGTAGGTCGGTGAGGTCGATGGCGGTGAGCTGGGTGGTGGGGTGCTCGTCGGTGAGGGGATCGAGGAGGGCGGCGGGCGAGTCATACATCGGTCACCTCGGCGGGAACGGCGTCGAGTTCGTCGGCGCGGGCGATCATGTCGTCGGCGAGGGTGCGGAGCGCCTGCCCGGCTTCGCGTAGCGGCCCGGCGGGGAGTTCACCGCAGCTTTGGCGGCACATGACCTCGACGAGAATGTGGCCGAGGTTGCGGTTCACCTGGCCGGCGCGGGTGAGCAGTATCCGGTCCTTCTCGATCACGCCGTTGATCCCTCCTGGCTGATGCGGAGTCGGTGGAGCTCGCTACGACTCCAACCCACGCGGGCAGCGAGCTGGAATTCACAGGCATGGCAGGTGGGGGCGAGCCACAGCCCGGCGATCATGTCCTCGGGTGCGGGGGCGACGGTCTGCCCGCACAAGGCGGTGAACGACTCTCCCGCCCTCGGTGACGGGTTCCGGGCTGTGTCATACGCGTGTCGCCGCCCCTCGGCCTGCTGCCATAGATATCGCTGCATCGTTGTCTCCGTGACGCTTGGTCGGGTCAGCCCTTGGCGCCGGAGCCAGCGAGTTCTCCAGCGATGGCCCGGCGGTGATGTGCAGTAGTTCCACTGACGCGGAACCTTACTGCAATATTAATAAGGCATCAAGGAGATGAGATTTGGGTGGCCTTGCTGTCTTACGGTTAAGGTCACGAGGGCGTACTCATCTGCCGCGAGACACGAGGAGGCCAGCGATGACCAGCGCCAGCCCGTGGACAAGCGTGTCGATGCCGTATGTGAGTGGTCACCGCGCTGACGCCTGGAGCGCTGAGGCGGCAGCGCACGGCGGCACCGGAACCCAGCGGATGCTGGGTGTGGACGAGGTGGCCGCTTCCGCGGCGGTCGCCGACGCGCTCGGCCTGGCCTCCGGTGAACCCGTGGTGGTGAGGCGTCGCCTCATGCTGTTCGACGACCGTCCGGTCGAACTCGTCGACTCGTACTATCCGGCGGGGATCGCTCGGAACACCAGGTTGGCCGATCCTCGGAAGATCCCCGGTGGTGCCGTCGCTTTCCTGGCGGACCTTGGCTATCCGCCTCGTCGCGTTCGTGAAGACGTCAGCGCGCGTCTGGCCGCCCCGTACGAACGGACAGTGCTACAGCTCAGCGACCCGTCCTGCGTGTTGCTGCTCTCGCGCACCCTCAGCACCGACAACGATCTGCCTGTCGAAGCCAGCGTGATGACGATGGTGTCCGACAATCGACGGCTGCGCTACGAGCTGACACTGTGATCACCCTGACGACGTCCCCAGGAGCCGATTTTGCCCCGCGCACGTGACACCCGGCCCCGGCATCAGCAGATAGCCGCAGAACTGCGCGATCTCATCATGCGGGGCGAACTGAGCGCAGGTACGCAACTGCCGTCCACCGCAGAACTCGTAGCGCGGTACGGCGCGGCGAACGCCACGATCCAGCAAGCTCTGAAGGCGTTGAAGGACGAAGGCTTCCTCGACAGCCGCGTCGGCAAAGGCGTCTATGTTCGCGACCGGCAGCCGTTCGTCATCGACGCCGCCGCCTACATCACGCCCACGCCAGGCCGGTTCCGTTACCAGCTACTCAGCGTCGACACCGTCACCCCGCCCGCGGACATCGCCGACGGACTACAACTGGAACCAGGCTCGACCGCGATCGTCCGCACCAGGATCCTCTTCCACGACGAACAGCCGGTGGAACTGTCCGCGTCCTACTATCCCGCCGGGATCGCCGCAGGCAGCAGCCTGGCGAAAGCAGCGAAAATCACCGGCGGAGCACCCCGAGTGCTCGCCGACCTCGGATTTCCGCAACGGAATTTCGTCGACCGGATTTCGGTACGTGCCCCGACCGTGGACGAACTCGAAACGCTGGAGCTTCCTGCCGGAACGCCGGTGATCCGACAGTTGCGTGTCGTCTACAGCGACAACGAACGCCCCGTCGAAGCCTCTGTTCTCATCAAAGGCGGGCACCTCTACGAACTGCTGTATCGCCAAACAGTCGAGGATGAGTAGAGCTTGGACCACAGAAGCGCCGATCTCAGTGTCGAGGAGAGCCTGCGACGCTCATCGCCAACGTCGTCGATGACGGGGGAGACGGCACAGTGGTCCGAACCAGGCTACGGCAGCCTGAAACACTCGCCGAGCTGCGAGCGACCATGTGAGTGGAAGATCATGGCGAACGGGTGGTTCCAGTCAGCCACGCAGATAGCGAGGGAGTTCGATGTCCAGCGCATATCCTGAGTTCCGGCTCCGCTTGCCCTATGGCGGTCCCATGGCGCGTGGACATCTGCTGGAGGAGAAGGGGACCAACGGCAGTCAGCAGTTCATGGTATGTGCTGGGTCCCCGGTTCGGCCCGAGATCGTGCCGTCGTTTCCCGACCGGATGCGCTCCTCCTACGCGCTTCGCGAGCAGTTGATCAGCGAGGGTCGGATCGTCCAGTCGTCGACCTACCCCGGGTACCTGGAGACGACCGAGGACATCACCTGCAATTCGCCCTCGGCCGCCGCGGAGATCTTGGTTGGGCGCAGTTCCAACGGGTGGCAGGAGTGGAAGAGCTCGGAGGGGCACCCACTGTCCGATTACCTCCCAGCGTCCTGGCACGGCCCGAACCGCACGTGGTTGGTGCGTGGTTCCAACGTTTCCGGCCTCGATCTCGTGCAGCGATTGTGGCTTCCCGCAGGGCAGGTGAGCGTCGCGGCCGGTCATCTCCGCGACGGCATTCAGCAAGGCATCAGTAAAGACGAGCTGCGCACGGCCGTGGAGGAGGACTACGCGTCCATTCTCACGTACAGCCAGCGAAGCCAGTTGATCGAGGACCTGCACATTTTCCTGTCCAGGATGAAGCCTGGAGACACTGTCTGCTCGATCTCCAACAGCCGGCTCTACGTCGGAGAGATCACCGGTGACGCGGAGCAGTCGACCTCGGAGGGAGGCCGCTCGAATCTGCGCCGTCCGGTCGAGTGGCAGGCCATCGCCTACGACTACCACGAGCTTCCCGAAGAACTGCAACAGAAGTTGTCCGTCCAACACGACGTGGTAGACCTCACCGCCGTTGCGAGCCTGGTCGCCGGGTTGGGGCGCAGCGATGAGGAACTGGCCGACGAGGTGCACGAGTCGGAAGGAGACTCCAGCGCCGAGCTGGCCGCACTCGCCCGCCGCGAGCTGGAGCTGCCCGAACCGACGGAGCAACTCGCCGTCGAGCTGCTCGTCCACGACGTCGCGTGGTTGCGGGAAGTGCGCGACCTGCTCTGGGACGAGCGCCAGCTCGTCTTCTACGGCCCGCCCGGCACCGGCAAGACCTACCTGGCGCTCAAACTCGCCGAGTACTTCGGTGGTGGGCCGGAGCAGGTCAAGCTCGTGCAGTTCCACCCCTCCTACTCCTACGAGGACTTCTTCGAGGGCTTCCGGCCGCAGGAGGACCCGGTCACCCGCGAGGTCGCGTTCCGGATCACCGACGGCCCGCTGCGGGAACTCGCCGACACCGCGGCCAAGGAGGGCAACA encodes:
- a CDS encoding Imm1 family immunity protein, yielding MTLQAQFWVHEQGQPPREQTVELADADDVRAFIKTLADEQVGDALLTHTRRPRVETLIPDEDSPGQFLTTPDHSVIVGVHGRRGAISYRGADGHHAEPVHLYSHGEEPDHPVVYETDEFPPRCELPVESVTQALIEFLETAARPLSITWQPGVDPT
- a CDS encoding NUDIX hydrolase, translating into MTVSHVDRHIVDVHVLLTRHTKLLLTRRRGGAFDGRWHLPSGKLDAGEDVLTAAAREAEEEVGVLIDPDDLTHVHTIHVNGSGPEPRLGLFFAATRWAGEPSNREQGKCSGLGWFDLHHLPDNLIEYPAAGIDAYRQGVSFSVLGWSERAPARDT
- a CDS encoding DUF3558 domain-containing protein, with the translated sequence MRNHPFWFRIVPVLAVAAVGVSCSADTDGVAQPATGELSASKPSAAPERRVSDPLDVAPYLSRPCDLVSPEMLERLGTSPSEATPRLPEDDKITAQTGPGCSWTGENEGSVGIGIDSGNKERGVGGLRGLEIARDQGRYKLWEETSIAGYPAVYMGVRDARHEGDCDLAVGIADDMTFGVSAVSFRENPQKACEVAVEVAADVIENLKAGN
- a CDS encoding zinc finger protein encodes the protein MQRYLWQQAEGRRHAYDTARNPSPRAGESFTALCGQTVAPAPEDMIAGLWLAPTCHACEFQLAARVGWSRSELHRLRISQEGSTA
- a CDS encoding UTRA domain-containing protein; the protein is MTSASPWTSVSMPYVSGHRADAWSAEAAAHGGTGTQRMLGVDEVAASAAVADALGLASGEPVVVRRRLMLFDDRPVELVDSYYPAGIARNTRLADPRKIPGGAVAFLADLGYPPRRVREDVSARLAAPYERTVLQLSDPSCVLLLSRTLSTDNDLPVEASVMTMVSDNRRLRYELTL
- a CDS encoding GntR family transcriptional regulator, which gives rise to MPRARDTRPRHQQIAAELRDLIMRGELSAGTQLPSTAELVARYGAANATIQQALKALKDEGFLDSRVGKGVYVRDRQPFVIDAAAYITPTPGRFRYQLLSVDTVTPPADIADGLQLEPGSTAIVRTRILFHDEQPVELSASYYPAGIAAGSSLAKAAKITGGAPRVLADLGFPQRNFVDRISVRAPTVDELETLELPAGTPVIRQLRVVYSDNERPVEASVLIKGGHLYELLYRQTVEDE
- a CDS encoding DUF4357 domain-containing protein, translated to MARGHLLEEKGTNGSQQFMVCAGSPVRPEIVPSFPDRMRSSYALREQLISEGRIVQSSTYPGYLETTEDITCNSPSAAAEILVGRSSNGWQEWKSSEGHPLSDYLPASWHGPNRTWLVRGSNVSGLDLVQRLWLPAGQVSVAAGHLRDGIQQGISKDELRTAVEEDYASILTYSQRSQLIEDLHIFLSRMKPGDTVCSISNSRLYVGEITGDAEQSTSEGGRSNLRRPVEWQAIAYDYHELPEELQQKLSVQHDVVDLTAVASLVAGLGRSDEELADEVHESEGDSSAELAALARRELELPEPTEQLAVELLVHDVAWLREVRDLLWDERQLVFYGPPGTGKTYLALKLAEYFGGGPEQVKLVQFHPSYSYEDFFEGFRPQEDPVTREVAFRITDGPLRELADTAAKEGNRHIPHFLVIDEINRANLAKVFGELYFLLEYRNRSVRLTYSGDDFALPPNLFVIGTMNTADRSIALVDAAMRRRFSFVELSPRTEPTAGLLRRWLAREGRDPEPADLLDALNARIDDPDFQVGPSYLMRKGVYRDGGLERTWRTKILPLLEEHHYGEGLDVEQHYGLRALRAAVAASQQSTPR